The genomic stretch TTGACGGCTGGGAAGGTATGACCATCGGGAAAACCTTCCCCTTGTCTATCCTTACGCCTTAGCCATTAATTTGTGACGTCTTGATTTCAAATAATTCTGCATGGTGAAGGTTCCACAATCGCACAAAACACGAAACCAGTCCTCACGTTCATACATTGCATATTCAAGCAAATCTGCATACTCAATAACGCCTGTATCTTTGCAATACTCAATCATTTCCCGAATTGCTTTGTGTTTATCTGATGCAAGCCCGATTACATCGTAGTAGTCTAAACCGCCATATTGAGTTACTTGTGATTCAGCATATCGGGCTTTTTCAGGATTATCGAGATGGCATAAATACCGAGCATAACCACGAACGCTATTTACAACCTCACAACCAACACCACCGATGGTATCAAAAACTTCTTGTGCTTGTGCTTTCGTTTTTACTCCTTCAAAAGCCAATAACACATGATAGTGTGGCTTTTTAGGCTCTCCACCTGGG from Veillonella criceti encodes the following:
- a CDS encoding replication protein, whose translation is MATNSKEKQREYDAKRAEKRAGTRTRNYATVVYPESAPADWKNKLEQTFIPCLISPLHDKDINPGGEPKKPHYHVLLAFEGVKTKAQAQEVFDTIGGVGCEVVNSVRGYARYLCHLDNPEKARYAESQVTQYGGLDYYDVIGLASDKHKAIREMIEYCKDTGVIEYADLLEYAMYEREDWFRVLCDCGTFTMQNYLKSRRHKLMAKA